gAGGATGCTCTAAGCCCACGGGGGTTTCAGCCACCTACCTCGatgtctttctgctgctggcGACTGTCATCCAGGAGGCTCCCCGTGACAGAGTTGAGCTTCTCACACTCCCCTTGCATCTGCAGGATGGCAGCCTGGATGCGCTTCAGCACCTCCTCGTCCTGCTccagggaggaaaataacaaggtaGTGCCACGCAAGGTGGGGAGGCTGCCCCACGGGGACAgacctgccttactgggccagTGGCCACAGGCTCTCAGTGCCAGCAGGACATCTGCAGCACGCCTTCAATCTCCCTCTATGCTGCGGACCTTACGAGACAGGATGGGGGGGAGCACGCAACTCCCCCACATAGCACCGAAGCACAAAGAGCCGGGCACGGTTCTGGCAGCCCCCTCCCAAGTCCCCCACGCTGCCATCTCCCTACCTGGCTCTTCCCTGGCAGCTGCCTCACCGCCTTGCCCGTCTTCTTCCTCGACATGAGGGACtccaccagcccctgcagcttCTCATAGCGTCGCAGGACCATCCCCAAGCGCGTGCTCGTGTCGCTGCTGCACATGGGGCATGCTGCCGCCTCCTGCCCCGTGCTCTCCATCACTCTcacctcttccagctgcagaaggggAACAGGAATCACCTCTGAGACGGGACAGATGCAGCCAAGAATCCCAGGTGCCGTGGAGGCTCCGTGGCCCCAGCCAGCCACGGCACGTGCCTGGGAATCCCACCAGGACCACCTCAAAGAGCCAGCGGGTGGTGGCAGCTCCCCCCACGcctcacctgctcctgctccccctcGGCCCTCTGGCTCACCACCTGATCCAGTGCAGCCTTGcttatttgctgctgctctgccagatGCTTCACGTCCCGCTTTCCCTCCTGCGGTGGGGACCTGGCCAGCGAGACAGGGGCACAGGCAGGCTTAAGTCTTCACAAGCTTACTTGCTCAGGGGGCGGCCCTCACCGCCCAGCatgggatgctcccagccctcccgggctcccctgcagccccacagggaaCGAAACCCTCTCCTGTCCTTTTACCCCAAGAGCAGGCTCGGCTGGTCGCTCGCATCCGTTTGCCAGCTGGCGCTGGCCGCCTCCAGTTTGCCAACGGCGCTCTCCAGCTTCCTGATCTGGGAACGGCAGCGGGGGCAGAGTCAGGGCACGGCCCCTGTGtcaccccagcacaggggctcTTCAGCTGCCTCCTCCGGGCCCAACTCTCGCAGCATCCCTGCGTCTCCCTCGGGGACTCCTtaccttccccttctctccctgcaccTCCCTGGCCAcgccctgcagctccctggccaGGCCCTGCAGGGATGACACCTGGGCCTGGAGGTCACCCAGCGTGTTGGCAACGCTCTCCTGGCCTAGAAGGGCATGGGACAAGGGGACACGCTGTCAGTGAAGGGCTCTCACCCTACGCGCCAGGCTCCCAGCACAACCAGCTCCACACCCAGCATTTCAAACACCCCCCAcaagcctcccacagctcccacctccctcctgcaggagcaggcgcAGCTTCTCCAGTTCAGTCCGCTCCAGCCTGCTGGCTTCTAGCTGGGCCACCTGCTCCTTCAGGGCAGCATAGAGGTGTCTGAGCTGCCCAATCTGCTTGACAGCCTCCACCGTCTCCGCGTAGCACTTGTAGGCGTTGTGGTAGGCACTGCCGGAGCCCGAGGGCAAGGCCAGCTCTTGCACGTGGGCCGTGGCCCTGGCATCAGCGTCCACTGGGATCTCGAATCCCTGGGCTGTCGGCAAGAGAGTCCCTGCTGCCAGGGGGCCAGCCCCGGCAAGCTGTGTGCTGAGCCGCTCCCCCGAGATGGGGGTCTGAGTGACGGTGGACTCCGCCTGCGTCCCCAGCCTGCTGGTggtctgggtgcccgtggactCTGGCCGTGTTGGCTGGGTCCCCAAGCTGGTGGTCTGCACGTCCCGAGACGCTGTCTGCATCATCGCTCTGGtgccagcatccctcctgcGATCTGAGGGAACGCCTGCCTGCTGCTCGGGGGCCGTCAGAGCTGCCCCTGGATCCTTCAGCCCCGCTGGGCTCTCTCTAGGTCCCAGCACTGAGCTTGCCCCCTGTGGGGTGTCCGCATCTGAAGCGGGAGACTTGGTGGTAGCAGACGGCTCTTCTTCTTCTCGTCTGGGTCTTCCTCCATCTCTGCCCCGTTCTCCTTTGCTGCCCACCAGGCAATCCTCCAGCACGTCCCAGTGCACCATGTTGCTGACCTCCTCCGGGTCCGGGTACAGGCCcagcctttccttcagcatttgctggggaaggaagagatcAGCCATGTAGCCAGGGGCACGGTGGGGCCCACAGGAGCACTCCCCCTCccacccagcgctgctggggacCGTGCCCTAGTGCAGAGGGAGCGCCTGAACTGGGCCCCCAGGGATGCCGCCAtctcctgtcctgcagcaggatCCGGCGCGCTCGTAACCGTACCACGTCACTGCCCAGAGTCCTCAGGTCGCAGAGGCCTGGCAGCcggccagcagcatcctggcgGTTCCCCTAAAGTGGGGCGAGGAGAGGGACGGCAGTCAGGACACAGGAGCAGGACTGAACGGAAGCATCTGCAAATCATCTTGGGCACTAGACAGACGGACGCTGGGCAGGCGCGtgccggggaggggggctgCTGCTGTATTGTACCAGTAGCTCTTGAccctccttcccagcacccaCGGTACTTTCACGGGTGCTCAGCTAAGAAGCGCCTCAGCGCCACTTGGGTGGACACACACAGTTAccacctctgccagcagcttGAGCCGCAGGCAGCGCTGCCCATTTCTGCCCTCCCCGGGGCTCCAGGCAGGGTGGGGCTGAGCTCCCGTGCTTCCCTCTTGGGGCACCCTTCCCACTCCTCCCTCCCAGTGCCCTTCACACCGGGTGACACCCGAGGCCGGAGGACAGGGCCCGCAGGGAGATGCGGGGTGATGCGGGGAGGGGAGCAAGAGGCCAGCTCCctcctggggacagcagcagcagcagctcaccaaGCCAAGCGCCTCCTGGATCATGCGGATTTCTCCCTGCATGCGGGACTGCGCCTCCTTCATCTGGCTGATCTCCTCCAGGAGAGCCCGGTAGCCAGCCGTGTCCTAGGAGAGGAGGGGGGCAGGCGTGAGCCCCGCGGGaggagccctgcagagcaggaactCGGTCCCCACCCTGCCCCAAGGGAAGCCATCACACAAAGCCGTGCGGGCAGGgctgcatccagccctgcctgcccgcGCCGAGCTCTGTGCAGGAGCGCTGAAGCTGATGCCCAGGGCAAAGAGCCGCCCCTGGAGGAGGAGGCGCCTCAGCGGGGCCGCACCCGGGGGACTGGGGAGAGCCTCTACCTCAGAGCCGCTGCTCTCGTCGCCTTCCACCCTCTGCACCGGCTGCCCCACGCCGGCAGCCACATCAGCTTCGGAGCCGCCGGCGGTGTCCTGCAGCGGGTCCTTCGCAGGCAGCTGCTCACCCGcctgctgcggctgctgcccCGCGGCCGGGGTCCTTGCCCTGTCCCGCTccgcaggctgctccaagccccggggGGAGCGGTCCTGCAGGCCCAGGTGCCCCAGCACGgcctgcagcaggctgtgcaGCGCTCGGAAGTTCACGCTCTGGAAATCGGGCGCCGCGATGGCGGCGTCCAGCAACTGGCTCAAGCTGAGCGGAGCCATGGCTGCCGCTGTGGCCGACAACACGAGTCTGACCTGCTGGCGGGAGGAGAGACAGCGGGCAGCGGGCAGCCTGCCTCCTGCTCGTGCTCCTGCCCCCGCAGGGATGTGGCGGCCCCTTCCCCGCCGCCTctgccccctccagccccaccgcCGGCCCCCCTGACCCccgccccccgcgccccccggccccgcacctgcagcagctgacGCTGCCCCCCGCCCTGCCGCGCCTCTTTACCGACCACCGCCGCCCGCTCCTCGACGCCCATTGGCCGAGCCCGTTCTCGACCGCACAGAGGCCGGCGCTGACGAACACACCCGTTGCCGGGCGACGCCCCGCGGCCCTCTCCCGTCCCGCAGCTGGAGCGCACGGGTGACGGTCCCGGGGCCGACCCCGCTTccgccagcccctgcccagggaagcggAGCGCCCCGGCAAGGCGAGCTGTGCTGCCGAGGGGGGCAGCGCTAGGCGGCGAGAGCAGGGCAGGTTTCGCTCTCTGCCTTAGGCGTGGCAATGCTGGGgggaaggctgctgctggcagcatcacCGCGCACCTTCTGAGCACCTCGGCCCAGAGCAAAGAGCTgcacaagcagcaaaagcagcgCAGACAGACACGAGCTTCCACACAGCCcgaggaaggagaggactcCGACGCATCTTGGAAGCAGAGTCCCCCATCAGACAAGGGCTGACAGAAAGAATCCTCAGGAACATCTTTCCCCGCAGAAACCTCCAGGTCCGAGCGTGCCAGAGAACCGACACCTCCCTCCTGCGGTGGGGCACTCGGAGAAGGAGGGGGGGCAAGCCGGAGGCGGAACTTGACAAGCCTTGCTCTTGTCAAAGAGATGAGAGATTCCTTTTCAGGCCTTAAAGAGAGATTTGCTCTGTGCAGTCTTCTCCCCACAACCTTTGGGACCCAGTGAATGCAGGCCGCCAGTTTTCCCAGAGCAGGTAGGGATTTTGAGTCATCTCCTGGCTTCAGGTTAGCCAACTGCTTCTGGCTTCTAGTCAGGGTAAGGTGTGAAGCGAAGCCTGAGGAGAACTCAGGCTGTGGTGCTGACTACGAGCCAGGGGACACCGGCTCAACCCTCTGCTCACTGGGGCTGACTTTGCAGCGCAGACAAAGTGTTCGAGTGAGGACCAAGCCCCTCACGGGCCTTGCCCCTGCAGAACAAGGATGATGCAAAgctcacaaaacaaaaaggccaGCACATAAACTAGCGTCCCTGGCCTGGCTGGGAGACACGTGTGAGCTTGTTTCCAGTGCCCTGACACGAGACGCTGAGTAGCCCTGCGAACAGGTTGCCCTAAGCTGCCCCGTCTGGATGCTCCCCCGACTCGGGTTGCATGAAAGCCGTTGCTCTGCTGCGCAAGAGAGGAGAGGGCACTCAGCCAGCAAGGGGCTGCTTcgctctgcctgcagcaaacCATCTGGCCGGCCGTGCAGCCCCTGACGGAAGCGTTCCCTTCTGCGCTCTCAGGCAAGTCAGTCAGAAAGGGAAACATGAAGTTTGTCTCCTCTTGCTGCCCACCCGCGGGACGGCAAGGAGCGCTCTCGATTCCCTTCTCAAACAACGCGCCAGCCCCTGGTTTAGCGCTTCGATAGCCCGACTCCGTTAACATGGAGTAGAAACACAGCCCCCAGGCTGCTCACGACACAAGCCACTGGGGTCAAAACCCTCCCAGACGGGAACACAACAGCTCCAGAGAGGTCAGGCCCTCCCCGAACGTTTTTTGGTACCCCTTGCCaagctccattaaaaaaatatccttaggaaattgttttgccGAATTATCATTCCAAATATAAAATTTACTACCTAGGGTCTCAGCACCTATTGCTCCGCTACAGAATCCGTTTTTCTATGAGTTTTATAATCACAATTATTCGACATATTGGTCCATTGTGTCCAAACATGTTTCTTATAAAAGCTTACCCCTGTAGGTGCCgatcccccaaaataaaaacgtGACCCATTGCCTGCTTTTTTGTCGAAGTAACAGGTTTCTAAGGGATTGGTGAGCCCGCTCAACAATTGCTTGTCCAGTGGGTGAATTAGGGAGTCCGGTGAGACGTTTCACACCCCAAAGCGAGCAAAAGCGGTGAAACCTAGCAGAAGTATAGGCTGGAGCATTGTCTGTTTTAAGAGGTAGGGGTACACCTAAAACGGCAAAAGAGGCGTGAAGGTGTTTCACAACACGGTGGGAAGTTTGCCCGGTTTGAGCGATGGCCCAAATTGC
The Lathamus discolor isolate bLatDis1 chromosome 6, bLatDis1.hap1, whole genome shotgun sequence DNA segment above includes these coding regions:
- the LOC136017508 gene encoding glutamine-rich protein 2-like isoform X1, producing the protein MAPLSLSQLLDAAIAAPDFQSVNFRALHSLLQAVLGHLGLQDRSPRGLEQPAERDRARTPAAGQQPQQAGEQLPAKDPLQDTAGGSEADVAAGVGQPVQRVEGDESSGSEDTAGYRALLEEISQMKEAQSRMQGEIRMIQEALGLGNRQDAAGRLPGLCDLRTLGSDVQMLKERLGLYPDPEEVSNMVHWDVLEDCLVGSKGERGRDGGRPRREEEEPSATTKSPASDADTPQGASSVLGPRESPAGLKDPGAALTAPEQQAGVPSDRRRDAGTRAMMQTASRDVQTTSLGTQPTRPESTGTQTTSRLGTQAESTVTQTPISGERLSTQLAGAGPLAAGTLLPTAQGFEIPVDADARATAHVQELALPSGSGSAYHNAYKCYAETVEAVKQIGQLRHLYAALKEQVAQLEASRLERTELEKLRLLLQEGGQESVANTLGDLQAQVSSLQGLARELQGVAREVQGEKGKIRKLESAVGKLEAASASWQTDASDQPSLLLGSPPQEGKRDVKHLAEQQQISKAALDQVVSQRAEGEQEQLEEVRVMESTGQEAAACPMCSSDTSTRLGMVLRRYEKLQGLVESLMSRKKTGKAVRQLPGKSQQDEEVLKRIQAAILQMQGECEKLNSVTGSLLDDSRQQQKDIEGLLQSVERLEKEKADKEDLEMGMDEKADKGALESKVSRAQFEASLELLKERNQEVLSRVTGQEQGLHEVQQQLREEMAPKLDRLELGPFQQELDEHWKSSLEQLKETAPPMEADDAAGIRKQLLVDFQCLSCDRQLGLRVPGSPIPPIPPFPPLVPHVTGRSQPVLKTEQTHREPMAACRYPTVPRQCGGQHTLTRPLQRSLRLPLIQPSAPEALQPSTLLPSKQDKVELLGQDSRRAGPCPSAPGTTGPLEQRSGSSHSLLVQGHRPHPPLQPRRTDAATRQPGWTGGHQLNPIAPAPQQARGSSSQQQQ
- the LOC136017508 gene encoding glutamine-rich protein 2-like isoform X2; the encoded protein is MAPLSLSQLLDAAIAAPDFQSVNFRALHSLLQAVLGHLGLQDRSPRGLEQPAERDRARTPAAGQQPQQAGEQLPAKDPLQDTAGGSEADVAAGVGQPVQRVEGDESSGSEDTAGYRALLEEISQMKEAQSRMQGEIRMIQEALGLGNRQDAAGRLPGLCDLRTLGSDVQMLKERLGLYPDPEEVSNMVHWDVLEDCLVGSKGERGRDGGRPRREEEEPSATTKSPASDADTPQGASSVLGPRESPAGLKDPGAALTAPEQQAGVPSDRRRDAGTRAMMQTASRDVQTTSLGTQPTRPESTGTQTTSRLGTQAESTVTQTPISGERLSTQLAGAGPLAAGTLLPTAQGFEIPVDADARATAHVQELALPSGSGSAYHNAYKCYAETVEAVKQIGQLRHLYAALKEQVAQLEASRLERTELEKLRLLLQEGGQESVANTLGDLQAQVSSLQGLARELQGVAREVQGEKGKIRKLESAVGKLEAASASWQTDASDQPSLLLGSPPQEGKRDVKHLAEQQQISKAALDQVVSQRAEGEQEQLEEVRVMESTGQEAAACPMCSSDTSTRLGMVLRRYEKLQGLVESLMSRKKTGKAVRQLPGKSQDEEVLKRIQAAILQMQGECEKLNSVTGSLLDDSRQQQKDIEGLLQSVERLEKEKADKEDLEMGMDEKADKGALESKVSRAQFEASLELLKERNQEVLSRVTGQEQGLHEVQQQLREEMAPKLDRLELGPFQQELDEHWKSSLEQLKETAPPMEADDAAGIRKQLLVDFQCLSCDRQLGLRVPGSPIPPIPPFPPLVPHVTGRSQPVLKTEQTHREPMAACRYPTVPRQCGGQHTLTRPLQRSLRLPLIQPSAPEALQPSTLLPSKQDKVELLGQDSRRAGPCPSAPGTTGPLEQRSGSSHSLLVQGHRPHPPLQPRRTDAATRQPGWTGGHQLNPIAPAPQQARGSSSQQQQ
- the LOC136017508 gene encoding glutamine-rich protein 2-like isoform X4, with protein sequence MAPLSLSQLLDAAIAAPDFQSVNFRALHSLLQAVLGHLGLQDRSPRGLEQPAERDRARTPAAGQQPQQAGEQLPAKDPLQDTAGGSEADVAAGVGQPVQRVEGDESSGSEDTAGYRALLEEISQMKEAQSRMQGEIRMIQEALGLGNRQDAAGRLPGLCDLRTLGSDVQMLKERLGLYPDPEEVSNMVHWDVLEDCLVGSKGERGRDGGRPRREEEEPSATTKSPASDADTPQGASSVLGPRESPAGLKDPGAALTAPEQQAGVPSDRRRDAGTRAMMQTASRDVQTTSLGTQPTRPESTGTQTTSRLGTQAESTVTQTPISGERLSTQLAGAGPLAAGTLLPTAQGFEIPVDADARATAHVQELALPSGSGSAYHNAYKCYAETVEAVKQIGQLRHLYAALKEQVAQLEASRLERTELEKLRLLLQEGGQESVANTLGDLQAQVSSLQGLARELQGVAREVQGEKGKIRKLESAVGKLEAASASWQTDASDQPSLLLGSPPQEGKRDVKHLAEQQQISKAALDQVLEEVRVMESTGQEAAACPMCSSDTSTRLGMVLRRYEKLQGLVESLMSRKKTGKAVRQLPGKSQQDEEVLKRIQAAILQMQGECEKLNSVTGSLLDDSRQQQKDIEGLLQSVERLEKEKADKEDLEMGMDEKADKGALESKVSRAQFEASLELLKERNQEVLSRVTGQEQGLHEVQQQLREEMAPKLDRLELGPFQQELDEHWKSSLEQLKETAPPMEADDAAGIRKQLLVDFQCLSCDRQLGLRVPGSPIPPIPPFPPLVPHVTGRSQPVLKTEQTHREPMAACRYPTVPRQCGGQHTLTRPLQRSLRLPLIQPSAPEALQPSTLLPSKQDKVELLGQDSRRAGPCPSAPGTTGPLEQRSGSSHSLLVQGHRPHPPLQPRRTDAATRQPGWTGGHQLNPIAPAPQQARGSSSQQQQ
- the LOC136017508 gene encoding glutamine-rich protein 2-like isoform X3 — encoded protein: MAPLSLSQLLDAAIAAPDFQSVNFRALHSLLQAVLGHLGLQDRSPRGLEQPAERDRARTPAAGQQPQQAGEQLPAKDPLQDTAGGSEADVAAGVGQPVQRVEGDESSGSEDTAGYRALLEEISQMKEAQSRMQGEIRMIQEALGLGNRQDAAGRLPGLCDLRTLGSDVQMLKERLGLYPDPEEVSNMVHWDVLEDCLVGSKGERGRDGGRPRREEEEPSATTKSPASDADTPQGASSVLGPRESPAGLKDPGAALTAPEQQAGVPSDRRRDAGTRAMMQTASRDVQTTSLGTQPTRPESTGTQTTSRLGTQAESTVTQTPISGERLSTQLAGAGPLAAGTLLPTAQGFEIPVDADARATAHVQELALPSGSGSAYHNAYKCYAETVEAVKQIGQLRHLYAALKEQVAQLEASRLERTELEKLRLLLQEGGQESVANTLGDLQAQVSSLQGLARELQGVAREVQGEKGKIRKLESAVGKLEAASASWQTDASDQPSLLLGSPPQEGKRDVKHLAEQQQISKAALDQVVSQRAEGEQEQLEEVRVMESTGQEAAACPMCSSDTSTRLGMVLRRYEKLQGLVESLMSRKKTGKAVRQLPGKSQQDEEVLKRIQAAILQMQGECEKLNSVTGSLLDDSRQQQKDIEGLLQSVERLEKEKADKEDLEMGMDEKADKGALESKVSRAQFEASLELLKERNQEVLSRVTGQEQGLHEVQQQLREEMAPKLDRLELGPFQQELDEHWKSSLEQLKETAPPMEADDAAGIRKQLLVDFQCLSCDRQLGLRVPGSPIPPIPPFPPLVPHVTGRSQPVLKTEQTHREPMAACRYPTVPRQCGGQHTLTRPLQRSLRLPLIQPSAPEALQPSTLLPSKDKVELLGQDSRRAGPCPSAPGTTGPLEQRSGSSHSLLVQGHRPHPPLQPRRTDAATRQPGWTGGHQLNPIAPAPQQARGSSSQQQQ